In Pirellulales bacterium, one genomic interval encodes:
- a CDS encoding ABC transporter permease subunit: MIWFICKRLVWMAITLWVVFTISFFLMRAVPGGPFSAERKLAPEIKKNVEHRYHLDDPLWKQYADELVNALRFDLGYSQRLGDFSVNEVIAAGFPKSATLGVLALVFALSLGFAAGVVSAVRRGSFLDFSLMSAATIGIALPNFVIAGLAIMLFAFVWPIFPAAGFGTLRQVVLPSLCLGAPYAAEVARLVRTGMLDVMGQDYIRTAYAKGLMTRAVIMRHALKGALLPLVSYLGPAISGIVTGSIVIEMIFAIPGLGYHFVQAALQRDYTLAMGLVLLDTALLVALNLLVDVVYTILDPRVKLDE, from the coding sequence GTGATCTGGTTCATTTGCAAGCGCTTGGTTTGGATGGCGATCACCCTTTGGGTCGTATTCACGATTTCTTTCTTTCTGATGCGGGCGGTGCCCGGCGGCCCGTTTAGCGCGGAGCGGAAATTAGCGCCGGAAATCAAGAAAAACGTGGAGCATCGCTATCATCTCGATGATCCGCTTTGGAAGCAATACGCAGACGAGTTGGTCAACGCCCTACGTTTTGACCTCGGCTACAGCCAACGGTTGGGCGATTTTAGCGTGAACGAGGTGATTGCGGCCGGGTTTCCGAAATCCGCGACGCTCGGGGTGCTGGCGCTCGTTTTCGCCCTCTCGCTGGGATTCGCGGCCGGAGTGGTCTCGGCCGTGCGGCGAGGTTCGTTCTTGGATTTTTCGCTGATGTCGGCGGCCACGATCGGAATTGCTCTGCCGAACTTCGTGATTGCCGGCCTGGCGATCATGCTCTTCGCATTTGTCTGGCCGATCTTTCCCGCGGCGGGATTCGGCACGCTCCGGCAGGTGGTTTTGCCGTCGCTTTGCCTTGGCGCGCCGTATGCCGCGGAGGTTGCCCGGCTCGTCCGTACCGGGATGCTCGACGTCATGGGCCAAGACTACATCCGCACCGCCTACGCCAAAGGCCTGATGACGCGCGCCGTCATCATGCGGCACGCGCTCAAAGGCGCGCTGCTGCCATTGGTCTCGTATCTCGGCCCGGCAATTTCCGGCATTGTCACCGGCTCCATCGTAATTGAAATGATCTTTGCAATTCCGGGACTTGGCTACCATTTTGTTCAAGCTGCGCTCCAGCGCGACTATACGCTCGCAATGGGATTGGTCCTTCTGGATACGGCCTTGCTCGTTGCATTGAACTTGCTGGTGGACGTTGTTTACACGATCTTGGATCCGCGGGTCAAGCTTGACGAATAG